GGGCTTCTCGCACAGCACATGCAGCCCGGCCTTCAGCGCCGCGAGGGTCTGGTCCGGATGCAGCCTGTTTGGCGTGCAAATGACCACCGCGTCCAGCCCGGAGGCCAGGAAGGCCGCCAGGTCTGTGAACTTCGCCGCATCCAGCCCGAACTTGGCCGACAGCGCCTCCATCTGCTCCGGCAGGGGGTCGCAGAGGGCGGCGATTTTCACCCCCTTCGCCCCCAGCAATCCCGGAACGTGGTCCTCATGGGCAATCTTGCCGCACCCCAGCACGCCGATCTTTAATGCGCCCGCCATGATGATAACTCCCTTGCTTTGTGGGCCTATTCGCCGAAAATCCGCGCAAGCGTTCCCCGGACCGTCTCCGCGTCGAAAGGCTTCTCGATAAAACCCTCCGGGGCGGGCACACTGAGCCTGCGCCCTATGGATTCGACTGAATGGTGCTCGCTCAAGTCATATTCATTGATCGCCGACAGAAAAATCACCGGAATATGGGCTGTGCGGAAATCCCGCTTCAATTCCCGGTAGGCCTCAAAACCGTCCTTGCCCAGCATCATCACATCCAGCAGCACCAAGTCTGGCTGTTCTCGCGCGGCCAACAGGACCGCCTGCTCGCCGTCCTCCGCCTCCAGGGTCGCCCATCCCTCCCCCTCCAGCAGCACCGCCAGCAACGTGCGCAGGTCCGGCTCGTCGTCCACTATCAGCGCGGTTCTTTTTTTTGCCATCCCGGGATTTCCTTTTCCGCCGCCTCCACACGAAGATGCTACCACGGGTGCCGGGCCAAGGTCGAACGAAAAACGGGCCGCCCGGCGCGCGCCGGACGGCCCGTAAAACCTGCGGGGATTAGTTGATGGTGATGGTCTGGTTGGCCCCGCCGTTTGCGGCACCCTTGATCTCCAGCAGTTCCATCTCGAAAACCAGCAGCGAGCCGGGCGTGATTTTGCCCATGTCGCGGTCGCCGTAGCCGAGGTCGGGATGGATGTACAGTTTCCATTTCGAGCCGACCTTCATCATCGGCAGCGCCTCGACCCAGCCGGGGATGAGCTGGCCGACCTGGAAGGTCGCGGGCTCGCCCCGCTCATACGAGCTGTCGAAGACCGTGCCGTCAATCAGGGAGCCCTTGTAATTGACCGTGACCGTGTCCGACGCCTTGGGGTTGGGGCCGTCGCCTTCGGTGATCACCTCATACTGCAAACCGCTTGCGGTGGTCTTCACACCCTCGCGCGCGCCGTTCTCCTTCAGGAAGGCCTCGGCGGCGGCGGTGTTCTTCGCGCCGGCGGCGGCGTTCTCTTCCTGCTGCTTCTTCATCATCTCCTCGCGCTTGGCCGTGACAACCTCGCGCAACTTGCCCTGGGCCGCCGTCATTTCCTCCTCGGACAGGGCGGGTTCACGGTCTTTCAACGCGTCCTCGATGGCGGCGGAAAGTGCGGAAAGGCTGACCTCCATGCCGACCTCGCGCATGCTCGACCCGAACTGGAGGCCGATGACATAACTCATCTTGTCCAGGTCCGATTCAAGCACGGCCGGGCTCTTGCCACCGGTGTGATCCTGGGCAACGGCGCCAAAAACCGTCAGCAACGTCATGCAAAACACAAACGCAAACATAAATTTCATGGGAACGTCCTCGTGGTGCGTTGCCGAGGCAGATTCCCGGTGTGCGCAATCCTACGGGGACCGCGTTCCGGGGTGTGGCAACGGCAAAGAAACGGCCAATACACTACCCCGTGGTCCCCGCATCCCGCAACTTTTTGCCTGCCCGCCCAGCGCGGTGCGCCCGGAGAGGGCTTCAGGGTATACTGGAAATGGACGGCATTTACAGCCCCTGAAGAGGACCTGCATCCATGGACGGCACGCATTACACGGCTTCCCCATGCGTTCACACGAACTGCGAAAACCCCGCATTAACCGGTGCGGACCGGTGCTGGGCGCATCTGGCAGATCCTGCCGGATATGTTGACGGCCTGGCAGCGGGGCAACTCGCCGACGCCTGGCTTGCGGGGGTGGACTTG
The genomic region above belongs to Candidatus Hydrogenedentota bacterium and contains:
- a CDS encoding FKBP-type peptidyl-prolyl cis-trans isomerase, which codes for MKFMFAFVFCMTLLTVFGAVAQDHTGGKSPAVLESDLDKMSYVIGLQFGSSMREVGMEVSLSALSAAIEDALKDREPALSEEEMTAAQGKLREVVTAKREEMMKKQQEENAAAGAKNTAAAEAFLKENGAREGVKTTASGLQYEVITEGDGPNPKASDTVTVNYKGSLIDGTVFDSSYERGEPATFQVGQLIPGWVEALPMMKVGSKWKLYIHPDLGYGDRDMGKITPGSLLVFEMELLEIKGAANGGANQTITIN
- a CDS encoding response regulator; translated protein: MAKKRTALIVDDEPDLRTLLAVLLEGEGWATLEAEDGEQAVLLAAREQPDLVLLDVMMLGKDGFEAYRELKRDFRTAHIPVIFLSAINEYDLSEHHSVESIGRRLSVPAPEGFIEKPFDAETVRGTLARIFGE